In the genome of Chryseobacterium oryzae, one region contains:
- a CDS encoding M3 family metallopeptidase, whose protein sequence is MKNVSSVLLMAALAFNYSCTTMKTQDIQKEIPVPDASLSSNPLMKKSKLQYEAPEFDKIKNEHFKPAFEFGLKQHDAEILKIANNPEKATFDNTLVALEKSGEVLKRAIIIFSNLTGANTNPTLQALDEEYAPIFAAHSDKMYLNEKLYQRIKSISENGLDAESKKLLQFYKQNFEIAGANLSVSDKEKLKQINQELASLSTQYSNKLLEARKQGGVFFSDAKELDGLTADEIAAAANDAKNAGKEGQYLLALQNTTQQPLLQNLKNRATREKLFKASWTRAEKNDSNDTRETIEKLAALRLKKAQVLGKKSFAEWKLQDQMAKTPEAASKLMNQLAIPAVETAKLEAKDIQDLIDQQKGGFKLEPWDWNYYAEQVRKAKFDLDESEIKPYFEITTVLEKGVFFAAEKFYGLTFKKRTDLPVYHPDVVTYEVFDHDGKSLAIYYLDFYTRDSKNGGAWMSNFVEQSYLLGTKPVIVNCYNYQKPAAGKPSLISFDDVETIFHEFGHSIHGMFASQKYPSLSGTNVPRDFVEFPSQINEHWALNPTVLKNYALHYETKKPIPQTLVDKIKKAVTFNQGYMTTELVSAAELDMDWHTVTGENQLIPVLDFEKQSLAKNGFTLSTVPPRYHSPYFAHIWGGGYSAGYYAYLWSETLDSDAWEWIENNGGLTRENGDRFRKYILSVGNSVDLNQAFRDFTGHDPDIKPLLRNRGFIK, encoded by the coding sequence ATTAAAAACGTCTCATCTGTATTGCTGATGGCAGCATTAGCATTCAATTATTCATGTACAACAATGAAAACACAAGACATCCAAAAGGAAATTCCTGTTCCCGATGCTTCTCTTTCATCCAATCCATTAATGAAGAAGAGCAAACTGCAATATGAAGCTCCGGAATTCGACAAAATTAAAAACGAGCATTTTAAACCTGCTTTTGAATTTGGCTTGAAGCAACACGATGCCGAAATTTTAAAAATCGCCAACAATCCCGAAAAAGCTACTTTTGATAATACATTGGTAGCTCTCGAGAAAAGTGGCGAAGTTCTGAAAAGAGCCATCATTATTTTTTCTAATCTAACCGGAGCCAATACCAACCCTACTCTTCAGGCTTTGGATGAAGAATATGCTCCCATTTTTGCAGCTCATTCTGATAAAATGTACCTGAATGAAAAGCTTTATCAGCGAATAAAATCGATTTCAGAAAACGGTTTAGATGCTGAAAGCAAAAAATTACTGCAGTTCTACAAACAAAATTTTGAAATTGCGGGAGCTAATTTATCGGTCTCTGATAAAGAAAAACTCAAACAAATCAATCAGGAATTAGCTTCTCTTTCCACACAATATTCTAATAAATTACTCGAAGCAAGAAAACAGGGCGGAGTATTTTTTTCTGACGCAAAAGAACTGGACGGACTTACTGCCGACGAAATTGCTGCCGCTGCAAATGATGCTAAAAATGCAGGAAAAGAAGGACAATATTTGTTGGCATTGCAAAATACAACGCAGCAACCTCTTCTTCAAAATCTTAAAAACAGAGCTACAAGAGAAAAGCTTTTTAAGGCTTCTTGGACGAGAGCCGAGAAAAACGACAGCAACGATACAAGAGAAACCATCGAAAAATTAGCTGCACTAAGACTGAAAAAAGCACAGGTTTTAGGTAAAAAAAGTTTTGCAGAGTGGAAACTTCAGGATCAAATGGCAAAAACTCCCGAAGCTGCATCCAAACTTATGAACCAATTGGCTATCCCTGCTGTAGAAACGGCAAAACTAGAAGCTAAAGATATTCAGGATTTAATCGATCAGCAAAAAGGAGGTTTCAAGCTAGAACCTTGGGATTGGAATTATTATGCTGAACAGGTAAGAAAAGCTAAATTCGATCTTGATGAAAGCGAAATTAAACCTTATTTTGAAATTACCACTGTTTTGGAAAAAGGTGTATTCTTTGCTGCAGAAAAATTTTACGGTCTTACCTTCAAAAAAAGAACAGATCTACCGGTTTATCACCCCGATGTGGTAACTTATGAAGTGTTCGATCATGATGGGAAATCCTTAGCCATCTATTATCTGGATTTTTATACAAGAGATTCTAAAAATGGCGGAGCTTGGATGAGCAATTTTGTGGAACAGTCTTATCTTTTGGGAACCAAACCTGTAATTGTAAATTGCTATAATTACCAGAAACCCGCCGCAGGAAAGCCTTCTTTAATTAGTTTTGATGATGTGGAAACTATCTTCCATGAGTTTGGGCACTCTATTCATGGTATGTTTGCAAGCCAAAAATATCCTTCTCTTTCAGGAACAAATGTACCGCGTGATTTTGTTGAATTTCCATCACAGATTAATGAGCATTGGGCTTTAAATCCTACGGTACTGAAAAATTATGCTCTTCATTACGAAACTAAAAAACCAATCCCACAAACTCTTGTGGATAAAATAAAGAAAGCGGTAACTTTCAACCAAGGATATATGACTACTGAATTGGTTTCTGCCGCAGAACTGGATATGGATTGGCATACGGTAACTGGTGAAAACCAGCTCATTCCTGTTTTGGATTTTGAAAAACAATCTTTAGCAAAGAACGGATTTACTCTATCTACGGTTCCGCCTAGATATCATAGTCCTTATTTTGCTCACATTTGGGGCGGTGGGTATTCTGCAGGATATTATGCTTATCTCTGGTCTGAAACGTTAGACAGTGATGCCTGGGAATGGATAGAAAATAATGGCGGCCTCACCCGTGAAAACGGAGACCGTTTCAGAAAATATATTCTTTCTGTAGGAAACTCGGTAGATCTTAACCAGGCATTTCGAGATTTTACTGGGCACGATCCAGACATTAAACCACTTTTAAGAAACAGAGGTTTCATTAAATAA
- a CDS encoding head GIN domain-containing protein, with translation MKYSTILLFSGFILLSSCKKNDSKEKKSDWLPNVTRSDHGPSKTKEYTGDFDEIEISQAIEAEIIKSDVEKVVISAPENIINEILVENDGKELYIHYKKGFRVINNTKVKAKIYARDFSKLEANSAATIVVRDQFTQDKTDLEISSSGHISGKLEANEFKIDAGSSGSFKGNIWAVNLEVEASSSATVELSGKAKTATLKASSGSDISAKNLLADLVKGESSSGANIEVGVVSQFEGSASSGGSLKGIKKGNVNVVSKEESSGGSVSLQ, from the coding sequence ATGAAATACAGTACAATTTTACTTTTCTCAGGATTTATTTTACTCTCTTCATGCAAAAAGAACGACAGTAAAGAAAAAAAATCAGATTGGCTTCCCAATGTTACTCGTTCGGATCATGGACCTTCAAAAACAAAAGAATATACTGGTGATTTTGATGAAATTGAAATTTCTCAAGCTATTGAAGCTGAAATTATAAAATCTGATGTGGAAAAAGTGGTGATTTCTGCACCGGAAAATATTATTAATGAAATTTTGGTCGAAAATGATGGAAAGGAGCTCTATATTCATTACAAAAAAGGATTTAGGGTAATTAATAATACCAAAGTTAAGGCGAAAATTTATGCAAGAGATTTCTCTAAGCTGGAAGCTAATTCTGCAGCAACTATTGTGGTTAGAGATCAGTTTACGCAGGATAAAACAGATTTGGAGATTTCCAGCAGCGGACATATTTCCGGAAAATTAGAAGCCAACGAATTTAAAATTGATGCAGGAAGCAGCGGAAGTTTTAAAGGTAATATCTGGGCTGTTAATCTTGAAGTAGAAGCGTCTTCTTCGGCAACAGTAGAACTGTCGGGTAAAGCAAAAACTGCTACGCTAAAAGCTTCTTCGGGAAGTGATATTTCTGCGAAAAATCTATTGGCAGATTTGGTGAAAGGAGAGTCTTCCAGCGGAGCAAACATAGAAGTAGGAGTGGTTTCTCAGTTTGAAGGAAGTGCATCTTCCGGAGGAAGTTTGAAAGGCATAAAGAAAGGAAATGTAAATGTAGTTTCTAAAGAAGAAAGCAGTGGCGGAAGCGTAAGTCTTCAATAA